One Phoenix dactylifera cultivar Barhee BC4 chromosome 8, palm_55x_up_171113_PBpolish2nd_filt_p, whole genome shotgun sequence genomic window carries:
- the LOC103721410 gene encoding phosphomannomutase/phosphoglucomutase isoform X1, which yields MAATAAPSTSLPTPRCTSWRNIFPSPANTPRSVNVFKYPSGRTQRAAAGRLESPTSTDRSIGVVGTDEEGDRIRRLQNGSDVRGVALEGEKGRTVDLTPQAVEAIAESFGEWISENSRKEQGQDEKIRVSVGRDPRISGPRLGAAVFAGLARAGCMVFDMGLATTPACFMSTVLPGFAYDASIMMTASHLPYTRNGLKFFTRKGGLSSSDVEEICERAARKYTARKMELGGGGGGGGMTPAATRVDFMSAYAQHLRTIIMERINHPSHYHTPLKGFKVIVNAGNGSGGFFTWNVLDKLGADTFGSLHLEPDGMFPNHIPNPEDRTAMSLTRAAVLEHGADLGIVFDTDVDRSGVVDSSGTAINGDRLIALMAAIVLREHPGTTVVTDARTSAALTRFITARGGHHCLYRVGYRNVIDKGVHLNRDGVETHLMMETTGHAALKENHFLDDGAYLVVKIIIEMVRMKLAGLDEGIGSLLKELEEPEESVELRMNILAQPKYAKEKGAEAVETFRKYIEWGHLQGWELDTCGDCWVSEGCLADSNDIPAAIDAHMYRARVSDEVHGQHGWIHLRQSVHNPDIAINMQSSVIGGCRAMAKVFRDRFLRASGLEIILDITQIDDYVEKGT from the exons ATGGCGGCCACAGCTGCTCCCTCCACTTCACTGCCAACTCCTCGATGCACCTCCTGGAGAAATATCTTTCCGTCACCGGCGAATACGCCCAGGAGTGTTAATGTATTCAAGTACCCAAGTGGACGAACTCAGAGGGCTGCAGCTGGCCGGCTGGAATCGCCGACCAGCACGGACCGGAGCATCGGAGTCGTCGGCACAGACGAAGAAGGCGATCGAATTAGAAGACTACAGAATGGATCTGATGTGCGTGGCGTTGCACTCGAAGGTGAGAAGGGACGCACGGTGGACCTCACACCGCAGGCAGTCGAGGCCATTGCAGAGAGCTTTGGAGAGTGGATATCAGAGAACTCAAGAAAGGAGCAAGGACAGGATGAAAAGATCCGGGTGTCGGTCGGCCGAGACCCTCGCATATCGGGGCCAAGGCTTGGAGCAGCAGTATTTGCCGGGCTGGCGAGAGCTGGGTGCATGGTGTTCGACATGGGCCTGGCGACGACTCCGGCATGCTTCATGAGCACTGTTTTGCCTGGCTTTGCCTACGATGCCTCCATTATG ATGACAGCGTCGCACCTGCCGTACACTCGGAACGGGCTCAAGTTCTTCACAAGGAAAGGAGGGCTGAGCTCGAGCGACGTGGAGGAGATTTGCGAGAGAGCTGCCCGGAAGTACACGGCTAGAAAGATGGAgctcggaggaggaggaggcggcggcggcatgACACCGGCGGCGACTCGAGTGGATTTTATGAGTGCTTACGCACAGCACCTACGCACGATCATCATGGAGCGGATTAACCATCCTTCTCATTACCACACCCCTCTCAAGGGATTCAAG GTGATAGTGAACGCCGGAAACGGCTCCGGCGGCTTCTTCACGTGGAACGTCCTGGACAAGCTGGGCGCGGACACCTTCGGCAGCCTCCACCTGGAGCCGGACGGCATGTTCCCCAACCACATCCCCAACCCGGAGGACCGAACCGCCATGTCCCTCACCCGCGCCGCCGTCCTCGAGCACGGCGCCGACCTCGGCATCGTCTTCGACACGGACGTCGACCGCAGCGGGGTGGTCGACTCGAGCGGCACCGCCATCAACGGCGACCGTCTGATCGCGCTGATGGCGGCGATCGTGCTGAGGGAGCACCCAGGGACGACGGTGGTGACGGACGCGAGGACCAGCGCGGCGCTCACACGATTCATCACGGCGAGAGGGGGACACCACTGCCTCTACCGGGTGGGGTACCGGAACGTCATCGACAAGGGGGTGCATCTCAACCGGGACGGCGTGGAGACGCACCTCATGATGGAGACCACCGGCCACGCCGCCCTCAAAGAGAATCACTTCCTCGACGATG GGGCATACTTGGTGGTAAAAATTATAATTGAGATGGTCCGTATGAAATTGGCCGGATTGGATGAAGGAATCGGCAGTCTCCTCAAAGAACTTGAAGAACCCGAGGAGTCGGTGGAGCTTAGGATGAACATTCTGGCCCAACCCAAGTATGCCAAGGAGAAGGGCGCCGAAGCAGTCGAGACCTTCAGGAAGTACATTGAG TGGGGCCACCTTCAAGGATGGGAGCTTGATACCTGTGGAGATTGTTGGGTGAGCGAGGGATGCCTTGCTGATTCTAATGATATACCGGCTGCCATTGATGCACATATGTACAG GGCAAGAGTTTCAGATGAGGTGCACGGGCAGCATGGTTGGATACACCTTCGTCAGAGTGTTCATAACCCAGACATTGCGATAAATATGCAATCTTCGGTTATAGGTGGCTGTCGAGCCATGGCAAAAGTTTTTCGAGACAG GTTTTTGCGAGCAAGCGGATTGGAAATAATTCTTGACATCACTCAAATTGACGATTATGTTGAGAAGGGGACTTAG
- the LOC103721410 gene encoding phosphomannomutase/phosphoglucomutase isoform X2 translates to MAATAAPSTSLPTPRCTSWRNIFPSPANTPRSVNVFKYPSGRTQRAAAGRLESPTSTDRSIGVVGTDEEGDRIRRLQNGSDVRGVALEGEKGRTVDLTPQAVEAIAESFGEWISENSRKEQGQDEKIRVSVGRDPRISGPRLGAAVFAGLARAGCMVFDMGLATTPACFMSTVLPGFAYDASIMMTASHLPYTRNGLKFFTRKGGLSSSDVEEICERAARKYTARKMELGGGGGGGGMTPAATRVDFMSAYAQHLRTIIMERINHPSHYHTPLKGFKVIVNAGNGSGGFFTWNVLDKLGADTFGSLHLEPDGMFPNHIPNPEDRTAMSLTRAAVLEHGADLGIVFDTDVDRSGVVDSSGTAINGDRLIALMAAIVLREHPGTTVVTDARTSAALTRFITARGGHHCLYRVGYRNVIDKGVHLNRDGVETHLMMETTGHAALKENHFLDDGRRVNFEIRTAIAPITAGLPCTNIKISYELATAGYLIIQRHLKYFVGILGGKNYN, encoded by the exons ATGGCGGCCACAGCTGCTCCCTCCACTTCACTGCCAACTCCTCGATGCACCTCCTGGAGAAATATCTTTCCGTCACCGGCGAATACGCCCAGGAGTGTTAATGTATTCAAGTACCCAAGTGGACGAACTCAGAGGGCTGCAGCTGGCCGGCTGGAATCGCCGACCAGCACGGACCGGAGCATCGGAGTCGTCGGCACAGACGAAGAAGGCGATCGAATTAGAAGACTACAGAATGGATCTGATGTGCGTGGCGTTGCACTCGAAGGTGAGAAGGGACGCACGGTGGACCTCACACCGCAGGCAGTCGAGGCCATTGCAGAGAGCTTTGGAGAGTGGATATCAGAGAACTCAAGAAAGGAGCAAGGACAGGATGAAAAGATCCGGGTGTCGGTCGGCCGAGACCCTCGCATATCGGGGCCAAGGCTTGGAGCAGCAGTATTTGCCGGGCTGGCGAGAGCTGGGTGCATGGTGTTCGACATGGGCCTGGCGACGACTCCGGCATGCTTCATGAGCACTGTTTTGCCTGGCTTTGCCTACGATGCCTCCATTATG ATGACAGCGTCGCACCTGCCGTACACTCGGAACGGGCTCAAGTTCTTCACAAGGAAAGGAGGGCTGAGCTCGAGCGACGTGGAGGAGATTTGCGAGAGAGCTGCCCGGAAGTACACGGCTAGAAAGATGGAgctcggaggaggaggaggcggcggcggcatgACACCGGCGGCGACTCGAGTGGATTTTATGAGTGCTTACGCACAGCACCTACGCACGATCATCATGGAGCGGATTAACCATCCTTCTCATTACCACACCCCTCTCAAGGGATTCAAG GTGATAGTGAACGCCGGAAACGGCTCCGGCGGCTTCTTCACGTGGAACGTCCTGGACAAGCTGGGCGCGGACACCTTCGGCAGCCTCCACCTGGAGCCGGACGGCATGTTCCCCAACCACATCCCCAACCCGGAGGACCGAACCGCCATGTCCCTCACCCGCGCCGCCGTCCTCGAGCACGGCGCCGACCTCGGCATCGTCTTCGACACGGACGTCGACCGCAGCGGGGTGGTCGACTCGAGCGGCACCGCCATCAACGGCGACCGTCTGATCGCGCTGATGGCGGCGATCGTGCTGAGGGAGCACCCAGGGACGACGGTGGTGACGGACGCGAGGACCAGCGCGGCGCTCACACGATTCATCACGGCGAGAGGGGGACACCACTGCCTCTACCGGGTGGGGTACCGGAACGTCATCGACAAGGGGGTGCATCTCAACCGGGACGGCGTGGAGACGCACCTCATGATGGAGACCACCGGCCACGCCGCCCTCAAAGAGAATCACTTCCTCGACGATGGTAGGAGAGTCAACTTTGAGATTCGTACTGCCATTGCTCCAATTACTGCAGGCTTGCCGTGCACGAATATCAAGATATCATACGAATTGGCCACTGCTGGATACCTTATCATACAACGACACTTAAAGTATTTCGT GGGCATACTTGGTGGTAAAAATTATAATTGA
- the LOC103721404 gene encoding GTPase activating protein 1-like, translating to MVEHLLGLLRVRVQKGVNLAVRDVRSSDPYVVLRMGRQKLKTRTIQKNTNPVWNEELTLSVEDPPPPVRLQVYDKDTFSFDDPMGDAEFDIQPFLEAVRMDPEGVPNGTIITKVRPNRQNCLAEESLIYWSDGKVIQDLVLRLRNVECGEVELQLQWISIPGARGL from the exons atGGTGGAGCACTTGCTTGGGCTGCTGAGAGTACGGGTGCAGAAAGGGGTGAACCTCGCCGTCCGGGACGTCCGGAGCAGCGATCCCTATGTCGTCCTCCGGATGGGCAGACAG AAACTGAAGACTCGAACAATTCAAAAAAATACCAATCCAGTGTGGAATGAAGAGTTAACTCTTTCTGTCGAagatcctcctcctccagtcaggcTT CAAGTGTATGATAAGGACACATTCAGCTTTGATGATCCCATGGGCGATGCGGAGTTTGACATCCAACCATTTCTGGAGGCTGTGAGGATGGATCCTGAAGGTGTTCCAAATGGCACCATTATAACTAAGGTCAGACCTAACAGGCAAAATTGCTTAGCCGAGGAGAGTCTGATCTACTGGTCAGATGGAAAGGTCATTCAAGATCTCGTCCTAAGACTCAGAAATGTGGAATGTGGTGAAGTTGAGCTGCAGCTGCAATGGATCAGCATTCCAGGTGCGAGGGGCTTATAA